One genomic window of Bos indicus x Bos taurus breed Angus x Brahman F1 hybrid unplaced genomic scaffold, Bos_hybrid_MaternalHap_v2.0 SuperScaffold_100135, whole genome shotgun sequence includes the following:
- the LOC113888436 gene encoding uncharacterized protein LOC113888436 produces MAQRTNWIQEAAPAAGVSQPGRGRGGTLTRQTRASRGSRPAAGWASPPGTPAASCQPGLARNQDTLLLETRPPHRSARRELENRLLPGEERRLPARWSAKPPLGRRLWATAKRQRCHGCWKPSRGVAAGGREGRAESAGSHREMRDQEPKQFMEAAQSDNGPAFLPQVTKGMTSALDIKWTSHSSWRPCLSRKVERSNQTLKGT; encoded by the exons ATGGCGCAGCGCACTAACTGGATCCAGGAAGCT GCGCCGGCGGCAGGGGTGTCACAgcccgggcgggggcggggggggacgCTCACCAGACAAACGCGCGCGAGCAGAGGTTCGCGTCCTGCAGCGGGTTGGGCTTCTCCTCCGGGGACACCGGCTGCCTCTTGCCAGCCGGGTCTGGCGCGGAACCAGGACACGCTGCTCCTGGAGACCCGGCCACCTCACCGGTCCGCTCGGCGAGAGCTCGAGAACCGCCTGCTTCCTGGAGAGGAGCGCCGGCTGCCCGCCAGGTGGTCAGCTAAACCGCCTCTCGGGCGTCGTCTCTGGGCAACGGCTAAACGCCAGCGCTGCCACGGCTGCTGGAAGCCAAGCCGGGGCGTGGCTGCGGGAGGAAGGGAAGGCCGGGCGGAATCTGCGGGGAGCCACAGGGAGATGCGAGACCAGGAGCCAAAGCAGTTTATGGAGGCGG CACAAAGTGATAACGGCCCAGCATTCCTGCCTCAAGTGACAAAAGGGATGACGAGTGCCTTGGACATAAAATGGACCTCACACTCATCCTGGAGACCCTGCTTATCCAGGAAAGtagagagatccaaccagacctTAAAAGGAACTTAG